The following coding sequences are from one Sulfitobacter sp. HNIBRBA3233 window:
- a CDS encoding DsbA family oxidoreductase, whose translation MAQTENDGPVIQVDIVSDVMCPWCIIGFRQLEQALAATGTGAYVRWHPFELNPDMPAEGQNLREHITEKYGASAEQSAANRKQMTALGESLGIDFQFKDDSRIVNTFAAHQLLDWAQEDGKQHPLKMALFEAHFTEGRDVSDADVLVDVAASVGLDADAARQVLESGSHAEETRARQQFWTSRGISGVPAMVFQGKYLLTGAQGAETYAQMLEKVVAEARSPAEA comes from the coding sequence ATGGCGCAGACAGAAAACGACGGGCCGGTCATTCAGGTCGATATCGTATCCGACGTGATGTGCCCCTGGTGCATCATCGGATTTCGCCAGCTTGAACAAGCGCTTGCCGCGACCGGAACGGGGGCCTACGTGCGCTGGCATCCTTTCGAGCTCAATCCCGACATGCCCGCCGAAGGCCAGAACCTGCGCGAACACATCACCGAGAAATACGGCGCCAGCGCCGAGCAGAGTGCTGCCAACCGCAAGCAGATGACCGCTCTGGGTGAAAGCCTCGGAATCGATTTCCAGTTCAAGGACGACAGCCGCATCGTCAACACCTTCGCCGCGCACCAGCTTCTCGACTGGGCGCAGGAGGACGGCAAGCAACATCCTTTGAAAATGGCGCTCTTCGAGGCGCATTTCACCGAAGGGCGCGATGTGTCCGATGCGGATGTTCTTGTCGATGTGGCGGCCTCCGTCGGTCTGGACGCCGATGCGGCGCGGCAGGTTCTGGAAAGCGGCAGCCACGCGGAAGAAACCCGCGCGCGCCAGCAATTCTGGACCTCGCGCGGGATCAGCGGCGTGCCCGCGATGGTATTTCAGGGCAAGTACCTTCTGACCGGCGCTCAAGGCGCCGAGACCTACGCGCAGATGCTGGAAAAGGTCGTGGCAGAGGCGCGCAGCCCCGCAGAGGCCTGA
- a CDS encoding autotransporter assembly complex protein TamA has product MKRTAVSTWWQGVSALAFSVWASGIASAADVSLNGVADEDLRAALRGGSLLVDQTLLEENPPTSAEILAAAQADYRRLLAVLYDNGYFSGAVTIRVDGREAASIPPVQPPGTISSVEITVDAGPKFKFGRARIAPVAEGTELPEEFATGRTAKLSILKRTAESGVEGWREQGHAKAALSGQEITANHPERQINADLTLAPGPRLRFGPLTVQGESDVRTQRIIDIAGLPTGQVFSPDEIRLATARLRRTGAFSAVALSEGDVVGPDGTLPITATVTDAPKRRLGFGAEISTLEGLTVSAFWLHRNLLGGAERLRFDAEVSGIGGGTGGTDYTFGVRFERPATFNEDTDFYTLARIQQLDEEFFFSRQLDLEAGITRYASEERTYTLGLGLRRAETRDAFGENNYTLLTLPLSAEFDYRDNELNARDGFYIKASATPFLALSGSDNGLRSYVDARAYRTFGSERPVTFALRGQFGSVVGPDLSEAPPDYLFYSGGGGTVRGQEYQSLGVPVGADTVGGRSFVGLSAELRVGVTDAISLVGFADTGYVGEEEFYDGSGEWHSGAGIGLRYDTAIGPVRLDIAVPVSGPETDENFQVYIGIGQAF; this is encoded by the coding sequence GTGAAGCGAACAGCTGTTTCAACTTGGTGGCAAGGCGTATCCGCACTTGCCTTTTCAGTTTGGGCATCGGGTATCGCTTCGGCGGCGGACGTGTCTCTCAACGGGGTGGCGGACGAGGATCTGCGTGCGGCACTTCGCGGTGGATCGCTTCTGGTCGATCAGACCCTGCTTGAGGAAAACCCGCCGACCAGCGCCGAAATCCTTGCCGCAGCACAGGCCGATTACCGGCGCCTTCTGGCGGTGCTCTACGACAACGGCTATTTCAGCGGCGCCGTGACGATCCGCGTCGACGGCCGCGAGGCGGCGTCCATTCCGCCGGTGCAGCCACCGGGGACGATCTCGAGCGTGGAAATCACCGTCGACGCCGGACCGAAATTCAAGTTCGGGCGCGCGCGCATCGCGCCGGTGGCCGAAGGCACCGAACTGCCCGAAGAATTCGCGACCGGACGGACGGCGAAGCTCAGCATACTCAAGCGCACGGCAGAAAGCGGTGTCGAAGGCTGGCGCGAACAGGGCCATGCCAAGGCCGCGCTGTCGGGGCAGGAGATTACTGCCAACCATCCCGAACGCCAGATCAACGCCGACCTCACGCTGGCGCCGGGCCCGCGCCTGCGCTTCGGACCCCTGACCGTGCAAGGCGAAAGCGATGTGCGCACGCAACGTATCATCGACATCGCGGGTCTGCCGACCGGGCAGGTCTTTTCCCCTGATGAGATCCGCCTTGCCACCGCACGTCTGCGCCGCACGGGCGCGTTCAGCGCCGTGGCGCTGTCCGAGGGCGACGTGGTCGGGCCCGATGGCACGCTGCCAATAACCGCCACGGTCACCGATGCGCCCAAGCGCCGTCTGGGCTTCGGTGCGGAAATCTCGACGCTCGAAGGGCTGACCGTCAGCGCCTTCTGGCTGCACCGGAACCTGCTGGGCGGCGCCGAACGGCTGCGCTTCGACGCAGAGGTCAGCGGTATCGGCGGCGGCACCGGCGGCACCGATTATACCTTCGGTGTCCGGTTCGAGCGTCCGGCGACCTTTAATGAGGACACCGATTTCTACACGCTGGCGCGGATCCAGCAGCTGGACGAGGAATTCTTCTTCTCCCGCCAGCTTGATCTCGAGGCGGGGATCACCCGCTACGCATCCGAAGAGCGGACCTATACGCTGGGCCTTGGCCTGCGCCGCGCGGAGACGCGCGATGCTTTCGGCGAAAACAACTATACCCTGCTGACCCTGCCGCTGAGTGCCGAGTTCGACTATCGCGACAACGAGCTGAACGCGCGTGACGGCTTCTATATCAAGGCCAGCGCCACGCCGTTCCTGGCCCTGTCGGGGTCCGACAACGGGCTGCGCAGCTATGTGGACGCGCGCGCCTACCGCACCTTTGGCAGCGAACGTCCGGTCACATTCGCATTGCGCGGGCAGTTCGGTTCGGTCGTGGGGCCGGATCTGTCCGAGGCACCGCCGGATTACCTGTTCTACTCGGGCGGTGGCGGCACCGTGCGCGGGCAGGAATACCAGTCGCTGGGCGTACCCGTTGGGGCCGACACGGTCGGCGGGCGTTCCTTTGTCGGCCTGTCTGCGGAGTTGCGGGTCGGTGTGACCGACGCGATCAGCCTCGTGGGGTTTGCCGATACCGGCTACGTCGGCGAAGAGGAATTCTACGACGGGTCCGGCGAATGGCACTCGGGGGCAGGCATCGGCCTGCGCTACGACACCGCCATCGGTCCGGTGCGTCTGGACATCGCGGTGCCGGTCTCGGGACCGGAAACCGACGAGAACTTTCAGGTCTACATCGGGATTGGACAGGCCTTTTGA
- the acs gene encoding acetate--CoA ligase, with product MSEKVKTYPPQSDIAKNAHVDAAAYDKMYKASIDDPEAFWKEQGQRVDWMTPFTQVKDVDFTLGRVNINWYADGELNVSANCIDRHLEKRGDQTAIIWEPDDPKQAALHITYKDLHASVSKMANVLRDLGVGRGDRVIIYLPMIPEAAYAMLACARIGAIHSIVFAGFSPDALAARVNGCEAKVVITADEAPRGGRNTPLKANADKALANCDASVKCLCVRRTGADVAWNDARDHDYNALVAEASADCAPKAMNAEDPLFILYTSGSTGQPKGVVHTTGGYLVYAAMTHEITFDYHDGDIYWCSADVGWVTGHSYIVYGPLANGATTLMFEGVPTYPDASRFWQVCEEHKVTQFYTAPTAIRALMGQGDDFVTKCDLSSLRILGTVGEPINPEAWNWYYNVVGGGRCPIVDTWWQTETGGHLMTPLPGAHALKPGSAMKPFFGIKPVVLEPTTAEIITESPAEGVLCIADSWPGQMRTVWGDHDRFEKTYFADYPGYYFTGDGCKRDADGDYWITGRVDDVINVSGHRMGTAEVESALVAHKAVAEAAVVGYPHKVKGQGIYCYVTLMGGREPSEELRKELRDWVRSEIGPIASPDLIQWAPGLPKTRSGKIMRRILRKIAEDDFGALGDTSTLADPAVVDDLIENRMNR from the coding sequence ATGTCCGAAAAGGTAAAAACCTATCCGCCACAATCCGACATCGCCAAGAATGCGCATGTGGACGCTGCGGCCTACGACAAGATGTACAAGGCATCCATCGACGATCCCGAAGCCTTCTGGAAGGAACAGGGCCAGCGCGTCGACTGGATGACACCGTTCACACAGGTCAAGGACGTGGATTTCACGCTCGGTCGCGTGAATATCAACTGGTACGCCGACGGCGAACTGAACGTCTCGGCCAACTGTATCGACCGCCACCTCGAAAAGCGTGGCGACCAGACAGCGATCATCTGGGAGCCTGACGATCCCAAGCAGGCCGCCCTGCACATCACCTACAAGGATCTGCACGCCAGCGTGTCCAAGATGGCCAATGTGCTGCGCGATCTTGGTGTCGGGCGCGGTGACCGGGTCATCATCTATCTGCCGATGATCCCCGAAGCCGCCTATGCCATGCTCGCCTGTGCGCGCATCGGTGCGATCCACTCCATCGTCTTCGCGGGCTTCTCGCCCGACGCGCTGGCGGCGCGGGTGAACGGATGCGAGGCGAAGGTTGTCATCACCGCGGACGAAGCCCCGCGGGGCGGGCGCAACACGCCGCTGAAGGCGAATGCCGACAAGGCGCTGGCCAACTGCGATGCCAGCGTGAAATGCCTGTGCGTGCGGCGCACCGGCGCGGATGTGGCCTGGAACGACGCACGCGATCACGATTACAACGCGCTGGTCGCCGAGGCCTCGGCAGACTGCGCGCCCAAGGCGATGAACGCCGAAGATCCGCTGTTCATCCTCTATACCTCCGGCTCCACCGGTCAGCCCAAGGGCGTCGTGCACACCACAGGCGGCTATCTCGTCTACGCCGCGATGACCCACGAGATCACCTTCGATTACCACGATGGCGACATCTACTGGTGTTCGGCGGATGTGGGGTGGGTCACCGGCCACAGCTATATCGTCTACGGGCCGCTGGCCAACGGGGCGACCACGCTGATGTTCGAGGGTGTGCCGACCTACCCCGACGCCTCGCGGTTCTGGCAGGTCTGCGAAGAGCACAAGGTCACCCAGTTCTACACCGCGCCGACAGCGATCCGCGCGCTGATGGGGCAAGGCGACGATTTCGTCACCAAATGCGATCTGAGCAGCCTGCGGATTCTCGGCACCGTGGGCGAGCCGATCAACCCCGAAGCATGGAACTGGTACTACAACGTCGTGGGCGGCGGGCGCTGCCCGATCGTGGATACATGGTGGCAGACCGAAACCGGTGGCCACCTGATGACCCCCCTGCCCGGTGCACACGCCTTGAAGCCCGGCTCGGCGATGAAACCGTTCTTCGGGATCAAACCCGTGGTGCTTGAGCCGACCACAGCCGAGATCATCACCGAAAGCCCCGCAGAGGGCGTGCTGTGCATCGCCGACAGCTGGCCGGGCCAGATGCGCACGGTCTGGGGCGATCACGACCGGTTCGAGAAGACCTATTTCGCGGATTATCCCGGTTACTATTTCACCGGTGACGGATGCAAACGCGATGCCGATGGCGATTACTGGATCACCGGGCGGGTCGACGATGTGATCAACGTGTCGGGCCACCGCATGGGCACCGCCGAGGTCGAAAGTGCCCTCGTCGCCCACAAGGCCGTGGCAGAGGCAGCGGTCGTCGGCTACCCGCACAAGGTCAAGGGACAGGGCATCTATTGCTACGTCACCTTGATGGGCGGGCGCGAACCCTCCGAAGAGCTGCGCAAGGAGCTGCGCGACTGGGTCCGCTCGGAAATCGGGCCCATCGCCTCGCCGGATCTGATCCAGTGGGCACCGGGCCTGCCAAAGACCCGTTCCGGCAAGATCATGCGCCGCATCCTGCGCAAGATCGCCGAGGATGATTTCGGCGCACTCGGCGATACGTCGACACTGGCCGATCCTGCCGTTGTGGACGATCTGATCGAAAACCGGATGAACCGCTGA
- a CDS encoding flavin-dependent oxidoreductase, whose translation MTVLIAGGGISGLTLALSCHQVGIPFKVFEASARMRPLGVGINLQPTAVRELFDLGLGDRLDEVGIRMKDYGLYTKHGLNVWTEPRGLDAGYDWPAYSVHRGRLHMMLYEELLDRAGPQCVETGWRATGFDTEGKDAILKLESRDGETRIERGSVAIGADGIHSAIRAQIAPDEGPPPWAGAILWRGTTQAKPFLSGASMALIGHEGLRFVVYPISHPDPETGLATINWICNLQTDPSKGFRKEDYSRRANLDDFLPAFEPIRFDWMDAPALIRAAEEVFEYPMVDRDPLPRWTFGRVTLMGDAAHAAYPVGSNGAGAGITDARKLVAAFLEHGLTPDALEAYEAEMRPATEKMVLTNRSAGPDKILDVVERRSGGRFERIEDVISREEMAEHAANYKRIAGYGVSETNDRPPIVPQGARFAAE comes from the coding sequence ATGACAGTATTGATCGCTGGCGGTGGTATATCGGGGCTGACGCTTGCGCTGAGCTGCCATCAGGTCGGCATACCGTTCAAGGTTTTCGAGGCGAGCGCGCGCATGCGCCCCTTGGGCGTCGGGATCAATCTGCAACCTACTGCCGTGCGCGAACTGTTCGATCTGGGTCTGGGCGATCGTCTGGACGAGGTCGGCATCCGCATGAAGGACTACGGTCTTTACACAAAGCACGGACTGAACGTCTGGACGGAACCGCGTGGCCTCGATGCGGGGTACGATTGGCCCGCCTATTCCGTCCACCGCGGGCGCCTGCACATGATGCTCTACGAGGAACTGCTCGACCGTGCCGGCCCACAGTGTGTCGAGACGGGCTGGCGCGCGACCGGCTTTGATACCGAAGGCAAAGACGCGATCCTGAAACTCGAAAGCCGCGACGGCGAGACCCGCATCGAACGCGGCAGCGTGGCCATCGGGGCCGACGGCATCCATTCGGCGATCCGCGCCCAGATCGCGCCGGACGAGGGCCCGCCGCCCTGGGCCGGTGCAATCCTGTGGCGCGGCACCACGCAGGCCAAACCGTTTCTGTCGGGGGCGTCCATGGCGCTGATCGGCCACGAAGGGCTGCGGTTCGTCGTCTACCCGATCTCCCATCCCGATCCTGAGACCGGCCTTGCGACGATCAACTGGATTTGCAACCTGCAAACCGATCCGTCGAAGGGCTTCCGCAAGGAAGACTATTCGCGGCGCGCCAACCTCGACGATTTTCTGCCCGCGTTCGAGCCGATCCGTTTCGACTGGATGGATGCGCCTGCCCTGATCCGCGCGGCCGAAGAGGTCTTTGAATATCCGATGGTCGACCGTGACCCCCTGCCCCGCTGGACCTTCGGGCGGGTGACACTGATGGGCGATGCGGCGCATGCGGCCTATCCGGTGGGGTCGAACGGCGCGGGGGCCGGCATCACAGATGCACGCAAACTGGTCGCGGCCTTTCTGGAACACGGGCTGACACCGGACGCGCTGGAGGCCTACGAGGCCGAAATGCGGCCCGCGACCGAGAAGATGGTGCTGACCAACCGCAGTGCGGGACCGGACAAGATCCTGGACGTGGTAGAACGCCGCAGCGGCGGACGCTTCGAGCGTATCGAGGATGTCATCAGCCGCGAGGAAATGGCCGAACACGCGGCAAATTACAAACGCATCGCGGGCTACGGCGTGTCTGAGACAAACGACCGCCCCCCCATTGTGCCGCAAGGCGCGCGGTTTGCCGCCGAATAG
- a CDS encoding translocation/assembly module TamB domain-containing protein, giving the protein MLRFFLVVLLLAGTPLFAQEEGEGFLTRQIQNALSGAGRDVDIVGFEGALSSSASFQRMTIADDQGVWLTLEDVVLQWNRSALLRGRLEVEELSAARIDLPRLPAGEEQALPDAEATPFTFPQLPDLPVSIDIQRIDIAEVNLGAPLVGQAVQLSMTARAQLNDDGLDAEFRAERTDGREGRFEVTATLGRADQVLDLDIVAREAPDGIAANLMNIPDRPSVELTVDAAGPLDDLVTDLSLDTDGQERLAGRITLQSEGEGAQTDRRIVADIGGDITAVVLPEYREFFGTDVSLQANTLIEGSGAIEVTDLSLRAAAVDLAGRIRLSEEKWPAFIDIEGTVARADGAPVLLPGGGGDTTLDRVVLNIDYDVNDGDAYEAVFDISGLSTSAGDIDQTTLRSTGTLTGANGGVGQLRGAVNFAAGGIALTDPALAEAVGQEVEGSAEINYLVDQPFRISNLDLSGTDYALAGNVALSGVGVGLETTLDARLTASDISRFSALAGRELDGSTSLSLDGTITPLSGEFDLAATGTTENIKTGIAQADALLEGLTEITVNALRNENGTFLRDLELNNPALRFTGSAELATGNSAVTADLLLRDIGTVLPQYEGEVRVTGTANQNAEGWRVDVDANGPYDASITVDGLATGPDADVTFAARVPELQRFSEAVQGPLVANGTLRQTPEGYLLQTDASGPYDATARIDGLVAPRVNIGFDLAVPEAARIAPQVDGPIRASGRLRQTAEGFEIETDLNGPFDATASVEGDLTPALNVDFELTMPNVGAVAPQVNGPLNATGNLRQTERGFFIDTDARGPYGARALVEGLATGPDMSLTFDVSVPNVAPLAPGINGPFAATGVVNQTPQGIRIDTNANGPYSSRASVEGVVTGPDAAVDFSLAMPNIGRIVPDINGPLDVDGSANKTPAGWRLDTNLRGPSGTRATVAGVVEDGGALDLDIAGSAPLGLVGPFIAPRNLQGQANFDLSVNGPAALGSVSGTIRASGATLTAPNLRLALEGIDADVRLSDSRATLDISGQGTGGGTVAVTGGIGLGGGLPADLAIRLQSLVLQDPRLYRTSLGGNINLNGPLTGPRRGTISGNIDVGETNVSVPSTGLTSIGDIPPIDHIGAPADNRATRSRAGLLDEDGVSDPTANTGGSGFGLNLVVNAPGRIFVRGRGLDAELGGTLRLTGSTASTISSGRFDLLRGRLDILGKRFDLVEGYAQFQGDFVPFIRFVSRTTTEAGEVSVIVQGPADAPEVNFESNPSAPQDEVLAQLLFGRNISDISAFQALQLANAVATLAGRGGTGIVGNLRNQFGLDDLDVTTTEDGETALRVGKYLTENIYTDVTAASDGTGEVSLNLDITPNLKGKATLGSDGDSSLGIFFEKDY; this is encoded by the coding sequence ATGTTACGATTTTTTCTTGTTGTTCTGCTGCTTGCCGGCACCCCCCTGTTCGCGCAGGAAGAGGGCGAGGGGTTTCTCACCCGCCAGATCCAGAATGCGCTGAGCGGGGCAGGCCGCGACGTTGATATCGTGGGATTCGAGGGCGCTCTGAGCTCCTCGGCGTCCTTCCAACGCATGACAATCGCCGACGATCAGGGCGTCTGGCTCACGCTCGAGGATGTGGTGCTGCAATGGAACCGCTCCGCCTTGCTGCGCGGGCGGCTTGAGGTGGAAGAACTCAGCGCCGCGCGGATCGATCTGCCGCGCCTTCCGGCGGGCGAGGAACAGGCGCTTCCCGACGCCGAAGCCACGCCCTTTACCTTCCCGCAATTGCCGGATCTGCCGGTTTCCATCGACATCCAGCGGATCGACATTGCCGAGGTCAATCTGGGCGCGCCTTTGGTCGGGCAGGCGGTGCAGCTGTCGATGACAGCGCGCGCGCAGCTCAACGACGATGGCCTTGACGCCGAGTTCCGCGCCGAGCGCACAGACGGGCGCGAGGGGCGTTTCGAGGTGACCGCAACGCTGGGCCGCGCGGATCAGGTGCTCGACCTCGATATCGTGGCGCGCGAGGCGCCCGACGGGATCGCGGCCAACCTGATGAATATTCCAGACAGACCCTCTGTCGAACTGACGGTGGATGCCGCCGGACCGCTCGACGATCTGGTCACGGATCTGTCGCTTGATACCGACGGTCAGGAACGGCTTGCGGGCCGGATCACCCTGCAGAGCGAGGGCGAGGGCGCGCAGACCGATCGCCGCATCGTCGCGGACATCGGCGGCGACATCACTGCCGTGGTTCTGCCCGAGTACCGGGAGTTCTTCGGAACGGACGTCTCCTTGCAGGCCAACACGCTGATTGAAGGGTCCGGCGCGATCGAGGTCACCGACCTGTCGCTGCGCGCCGCTGCCGTCGATCTGGCAGGCCGTATCCGCCTGTCCGAGGAAAAATGGCCCGCCTTCATCGACATCGAAGGGACAGTCGCGCGCGCCGACGGCGCGCCGGTGCTGCTGCCCGGTGGCGGTGGCGACACGACGCTGGACCGCGTCGTGCTGAACATCGACTACGACGTGAATGACGGGGATGCCTACGAGGCCGTCTTCGACATTTCCGGTCTGTCGACCAGTGCGGGCGACATCGACCAGACGACGCTGCGATCCACCGGCACGCTGACCGGCGCGAACGGCGGTGTGGGGCAGTTGCGCGGCGCCGTGAACTTCGCCGCGGGCGGCATTGCGCTGACCGATCCCGCCCTTGCCGAAGCGGTCGGGCAGGAGGTCGAGGGATCGGCCGAGATCAACTACCTAGTCGATCAGCCCTTCCGCATTTCCAACCTCGATCTGTCGGGCACGGATTACGCGCTTGCGGGCAATGTGGCGCTGTCGGGCGTTGGTGTGGGGCTTGAAACCACACTCGATGCGCGGTTGACCGCAAGCGACATCAGCCGCTTCTCGGCGCTGGCGGGGCGTGAACTCGATGGGTCCACCTCGCTCAGCCTTGACGGGACGATCACACCGCTCTCCGGTGAATTCGATCTTGCGGCGACCGGCACGACCGAAAACATCAAGACCGGCATCGCACAGGCCGATGCGCTGCTGGAGGGGTTGACCGAAATCACGGTGAACGCCTTGCGCAACGAAAACGGGACCTTCCTGCGCGATCTTGAACTCAACAATCCCGCGCTGCGCTTTACCGGCTCGGCCGAACTGGCGACGGGCAATTCGGCTGTCACCGCCGATCTGCTGTTGCGCGATATCGGCACTGTGCTGCCGCAGTACGAGGGCGAGGTCCGCGTCACCGGCACCGCGAACCAGAACGCCGAAGGCTGGCGTGTCGACGTGGATGCAAACGGGCCCTACGATGCGTCGATCACGGTTGACGGGCTGGCCACGGGACCGGATGCCGATGTGACATTCGCCGCCCGCGTGCCCGAACTTCAGCGCTTTTCCGAAGCGGTGCAGGGGCCGCTGGTGGCAAACGGAACCCTGCGCCAGACGCCCGAAGGCTACCTGTTGCAGACAGACGCAAGCGGGCCCTATGACGCCACCGCGCGTATCGACGGGCTGGTGGCACCGCGGGTCAACATCGGTTTCGATCTGGCCGTGCCTGAGGCGGCGCGTATCGCCCCGCAGGTCGACGGGCCGATCCGCGCATCGGGCCGCCTGCGCCAGACGGCGGAGGGCTTCGAGATCGAGACCGATCTCAACGGCCCGTTTGACGCGACCGCCAGTGTCGAAGGTGATCTGACGCCCGCGCTGAACGTGGATTTCGAACTTACCATGCCGAACGTGGGTGCCGTCGCACCTCAGGTGAACGGTCCGCTGAACGCCACCGGCAACCTGCGCCAGACAGAGCGCGGATTCTTCATCGACACCGACGCGCGCGGCCCCTACGGCGCGCGTGCGCTGGTCGAGGGGCTGGCGACCGGTCCGGATATGTCACTGACATTCGATGTGTCGGTGCCCAACGTCGCGCCGCTGGCGCCGGGGATCAACGGTCCTTTCGCGGCCACCGGCGTGGTGAACCAGACGCCGCAGGGCATCCGGATCGACACAAACGCCAACGGTCCCTACAGCAGCCGCGCATCGGTGGAGGGGGTCGTGACCGGCCCTGACGCTGCTGTCGATTTCTCGCTGGCGATGCCGAACATCGGCCGGATCGTTCCCGACATCAACGGCCCGCTCGACGTCGATGGCTCAGCGAACAAGACCCCTGCGGGCTGGCGGCTGGACACGAACCTGCGCGGTCCATCAGGAACCCGTGCCACCGTTGCCGGCGTGGTCGAGGATGGCGGCGCGCTGGATCTCGATATCGCTGGATCGGCGCCCCTGGGCCTTGTGGGGCCGTTCATCGCGCCCCGTAACCTTCAGGGTCAGGCCAATTTCGATCTCAGCGTGAACGGCCCTGCCGCACTTGGATCGGTGAGCGGGACGATCCGCGCAAGCGGCGCGACGCTGACCGCACCTAACCTGCGCCTTGCCCTCGAAGGGATCGACGCGGACGTGCGTCTGTCCGACAGCCGTGCCACGCTGGATATCAGCGGACAGGGCACCGGCGGCGGGACTGTCGCGGTCACCGGCGGCATCGGGCTGGGCGGCGGTCTGCCCGCCGATCTGGCGATCCGCCTGCAAAGCCTCGTGTTGCAGGATCCGCGCCTTTACCGGACATCGCTGGGCGGCAACATCAACCTCAACGGCCCGCTGACGGGGCCGCGTCGCGGAACGATTTCCGGCAACATCGACGTCGGGGAAACCAATGTCAGCGTGCCCTCTACCGGCCTGACCTCTATCGGGGATATTCCGCCGATCGACCATATCGGCGCCCCTGCCGATAACCGCGCCACACGGTCGCGCGCCGGTCTACTGGACGAGGACGGCGTCAGCGATCCGACGGCCAACACCGGCGGGAGCGGTTTCGGGCTGAACCTCGTGGTGAACGCACCGGGCCGCATCTTTGTGCGCGGTCGCGGATTGGACGCCGAGCTTGGCGGCACGCTGCGCCTGACCGGCAGCACCGCCAGCACCATTTCGTCGGGGCGGTTCGACCTGCTGCGCGGGCGGCTCGATATTCTGGGCAAGCGGTTTGATCTGGTCGAGGGATACGCCCAGTTCCAGGGCGATTTCGTGCCCTTTATCCGCTTTGTCTCCAGAACCACGACCGAGGCCGGAGAGGTCAGCGTGATCGTGCAGGGGCCGGCGGATGCGCCCGAAGTGAACTTTGAATCCAACCCCTCGGCGCCGCAGGACGAAGTGCTGGCGCAGCTTCTGTTCGGGCGCAACATCTCCGATATCTCGGCGTTTCAGGCGCTTCAGCTTGCCAATGCGGTGGCAACGCTGGCCGGTCGCGGCGGCACAGGGATCGTGGGCAACCTGCGCAACCAATTCGGTCTGGACGATCTGGATGTGACGACCACCGAAGACGGCGAAACCGCCCTGCGGGTCGGCAAATACCTGACCGAGAACATCTATACCGATGTGACGGCGGCCTCCGACGGAACCGGCGAGGTGTCGTTGAACCTCGACATCACGCCAAACCTCAAGGGCAAGGCGACGCTCGGATCCGATGGTGACAGCTCTTTGGGGATCTTCTTCGAGAAGGATTACTGA
- a CDS encoding flavin reductase family protein: MSDEMQSFTPDTDNTDVLRRAFGQFGTGVTLVTTQTARGPLGMTANSFSSVSLEPPLVLWSAARRSKRHDAFAQAEHFCIHVLREDQGNVAEHFAAQGHDFAPHDWHKGPNGAPTLSGCLATFHCTRYAVHPAGDHSIIIGQVTSAALQGGDRDGLLFKRGRFGRFNPDQ, translated from the coding sequence ATGAGCGACGAGATGCAAAGTTTTACACCCGACACCGACAACACCGACGTGCTGCGCCGCGCGTTCGGACAATTCGGCACGGGCGTCACCTTGGTGACAACTCAGACCGCGCGCGGGCCGTTGGGCATGACGGCCAATTCCTTCTCCTCGGTATCGCTGGAGCCGCCGCTGGTCCTGTGGTCTGCCGCACGACGGTCCAAGCGCCACGATGCCTTTGCGCAGGCCGAACATTTCTGCATCCACGTCCTGCGCGAGGATCAGGGCAATGTCGCCGAGCATTTCGCCGCGCAGGGGCACGATTTCGCCCCCCACGACTGGCACAAGGGCCCGAATGGCGCGCCGACGCTGTCAGGCTGCCTCGCCACGTTCCACTGCACGCGCTACGCCGTGCATCCCGCGGGCGATCACTCGATCATCATCGGTCAAGTGACCTCGGCGGCGTTGCAGGGCGGCGATCGCGACGGGCTGTTGTTCAAACGCGGTCGGTTCGGCCGGTTCAACCCCGATCAGTAA